The sequence ATTTTACCTTTCTGAGCTTGTTTGTTGCTCTTTGTTTCTCTCcataataaagtgaaaataacaaTACAGATAAAAGTGGAGCAGTCAGCTCTgctcagtttttatttgtttatattcattAAGAATATTTTTAGGGGATGTAAAAGCTGACAAATAGAGTGCATAATGctagtttttaaaatgtgctgcCTTTTCTGTGAAAGTAAATATGCCTTCAAATTTTCTGATGTGCAGAATGACAGCAACAGCAAGCCGTAAACAACTGATGAATCCATTAACAGCAAGACCTTGGTTTTGATGTTTTCAGTGTAACCTACAATAACTGCATCCAttaggaaatgtatttaaaacaccTGACTTTTGTATAGGTTCCCCTAACAGGAAGTGTAAGCTTTTCAAAGTAATTGATTTGATTTGGTAACATCTGCAATATTATTTCTGAGAatctaaaaatatgtatttaatggaGTGACCagaggttttaattttttttccctttagagtGCATCTTTGAATTTCAAGCAAATTGAATTCTTTACATCAGTGAGTATTTCATTGTCACAATcttttagttcatttttattttgcttaccaTTTTTCAGATTTATCATCAAACAAGTCAACCCctctttttttttgcctcctttttGCTATAAGATTAATTTTTTACCACATAACATTTTAATTGCCAATTTGTATTATCTCTGGTCAGATGAATGCTTCATAGTAATTATGGCAGGAATATGTTTGCTTCTATTACTTAATAGACCAGAGATGGTTTGTAACAAGTCTTAATGTCAGGTGCTTAGTGTTTTGTAAGCAAGCGGATGGTGCCCCTTAACACATGATGATTTGTACATCAGTGATACCATTCCATTGCTGATCTGTAGTTTTACTAATGCCTTCATTTAGCAGCAGTAATAGTGAAAAGCTGATATTGGAAGTGACATGTTTATTAATCCGTTTCCTCCAACTCTTGCAGATATTGGAAGTGGTGCCCAACTTCATCCTGTCATGGCGACTGTTGTTATGGAACAGATAAGCCGACTGTTTATCAATGTACAGCAGATTCGTCAAATCCCACGATTCCTGGAGGTCAGATTTCCAACTCTGCCCTGTACTTTGAAGGACTGTGATGTTCCTCGGGTCTTCAGAGAGCCATATATCTTCTCTGGCTACAGACCACTTCATCAGAAATGGCGTTACTACTTCCTGACTCTGTTCCAACGACACAATGAGGCAGTTAGTGTGTGGACCCACCTTGTTGCAGCATTCATCATTCTGATGAAATTCAAGCAGTTTTCTGAGGTGGTGGATTTTCTGCGAGACCCACAATCTCAGCCTCTTTTCATAATCCTTCTGTCCTCTTTTATATACCTATCATGTAGTGCTGTGGCACATCTATTATGTGCCAAATCTGAACTTTCCCactatacttttttctttttggattatGTCGGTGTGGCAGTCTATCAATATGGAAGTGCTCTGGTGCACTTCTATTACGCTATAGAGGTAGAGTGGCATTCCTTGGTTCGAGGTATCTTTCTTCCTATGGCTGCTTTCTTGGCTTGGCTTTCTTGTGCAGGGTGCTGCTATGGAAAATACAAGAGTCATCAGCTGCCTAAGACAATACGCAAACTTTGTCAGGTGGTGCCATCAGGCCTTGCTTACATTTTGGACATCAGCCCTGTGATTCACAGAATTTATCACTGCCACTTAATTCAACAATGTGATGAAGCTGTGGTTTACCACAAGTATCAGGTCTTGTTTTTCTTGGTCAGTGCCTACTTTTTTTCCTATCCTCATCCAGAGAAGTGGTTCCCAGGGAAGTGTGATTTTATTGGCCAAGGCCACCAGATCTTTCATGTATTCTTGGTGCTTTGCACAGTGGCACAGATTGAAGCTGTAAGGCTTGATTTTATGACAAGGAGGTCTGTATATCATCAATTACATGGTGACTCTGTGTATGACTTCTCTGCCCTCTTTGTCTTCATGATGTGCTGCAGTATCATGACTGCTTTTTACTTCAGGAACAAAGTGCGTATTAAATTAAGCAGCAAGAAGGAACAGTAATTCAAGACCTCACATGGCCTCCGTGTGCTGCTTACCATGATTGTCCTGAATAGCAATGTTTAAAAAGTGCATATGGCTTCCTGagattgcatacatttttatgaAACTGAAGCTAAAAAAAGGGGAATGTCACAGAagtttgatatttattaatattcactAATCAAAAAAGATGTCATCTGACTTGTAAAAGCCTTCATAGTGTTTACTGGGTTGAAGTTGACATTACAGATTTGAATGTCTTaagtttgtatttttgtaatgttcACTTGTATTAACTTTAACTGTGATAATGCTGTTGTTGAGCTCACCTTTAGTAGACCGTGAAACATCAGCTTTTTGTCATCTTCAAAAATTCAGTGTTTTcagtgtttacttttttatttatatatataaaaaaaataacaaggcaTCACTCTTGTctgttatattgtattttattgtgcgCAAAGTTGCCTTGAAAATGCTACTTCTACTTGACTTTTCTTTAACATACCTATAGTATATGTTAAAAGCCACTGGTTGTAGTAGCATATAACTACTATTCCTTAGTTTGCACCTTTTTGAGACAGTAGGGACCAAAAACTTGTATTGCCATGTGAAGAATCATCTGTTTCTTATGTGCACTTAAacctgagtttttttgttttttaataggaCCACGAGGACCTCCCATTCACTCTTGTTTTATCTTATAAATGACACTTTCATACTTGCAGGCTATCCCAGACATTTACTGTTAAAAGCTGGGTTGAGGTCATGTGCAAATGATTGCCTaagccaggggtgcccaatgtgt comes from Polypterus senegalus isolate Bchr_013 chromosome 17, ASM1683550v1, whole genome shotgun sequence and encodes:
- the paqr7b gene encoding membrane progestin receptor alpha-B; amino-acid sequence: MATVVMEQISRLFINVQQIRQIPRFLEVRFPTLPCTLKDCDVPRVFREPYIFSGYRPLHQKWRYYFLTLFQRHNEAVSVWTHLVAAFIILMKFKQFSEVVDFLRDPQSQPLFIILLSSFIYLSCSAVAHLLCAKSELSHYTFFFLDYVGVAVYQYGSALVHFYYAIEVEWHSLVRGIFLPMAAFLAWLSCAGCCYGKYKSHQLPKTIRKLCQVVPSGLAYILDISPVIHRIYHCHLIQQCDEAVVYHKYQVLFFLVSAYFFSYPHPEKWFPGKCDFIGQGHQIFHVFLVLCTVAQIEAVRLDFMTRRSVYHQLHGDSVYDFSALFVFMMCCSIMTAFYFRNKVRIKLSSKKEQ